A single region of the bacterium genome encodes:
- a CDS encoding efflux RND transporter periplasmic adaptor subunit, with protein sequence MNARQLLLLLVLLPLALAAGWWGRGLFPKESPIDQSAIGATSQGPCPGGASPLYWVAPMDPTFIREEPGQSPMGMDLVPKCPDRSGETPGRSVVIDSATVQNIGVKTLTIERRDLARSVRAVGRIAYDERRVAHVHTKVQGWVEKLFIDFIGQTVKRGEPLLEIYSPELVATQEELLLAARYRDATEGSPFDDVRGGGESLFAATKRRLALWDVPERDIQRLLETGEVKRTLTLYAPASGVVTQLGVRSGMEVRPNLNLYTIADLSRVWVLADIYEYELPWLALGQQAAIELRSLPGEWMRGELSYIAPFLDAKTRTAEVRFELDNKDGKLKPEMFGNTVITGAPHSDVIAVPTDAIIRSGTRAIAVVSLGEGRFEPRDIQLGLDTGDGWFEVRSGLRSGEDIVISSQFLIDSESKLREAVRKLRAAGAGENADSALDSDGRDSGSRDME encoded by the coding sequence ATGAACGCGAGACAACTCCTTCTCCTGCTCGTCTTGCTTCCCCTGGCCCTGGCCGCTGGCTGGTGGGGGCGCGGTTTGTTCCCGAAGGAATCCCCGATCGATCAGAGTGCCATCGGTGCGACCTCACAAGGCCCGTGTCCCGGAGGCGCATCGCCGCTCTACTGGGTGGCTCCCATGGACCCAACTTTCATTCGGGAGGAACCCGGGCAGTCGCCCATGGGAATGGACCTCGTTCCGAAGTGTCCCGACAGAAGCGGCGAGACGCCCGGACGCAGTGTCGTCATCGATTCCGCTACCGTGCAGAACATCGGCGTGAAGACCCTCACAATCGAACGGAGGGACCTCGCGCGCTCGGTGCGTGCCGTGGGCCGCATCGCGTATGACGAGCGTCGCGTCGCCCACGTGCACACGAAGGTGCAGGGCTGGGTCGAAAAGCTGTTCATCGATTTCATCGGGCAGACGGTGAAGCGTGGAGAGCCGCTTCTGGAGATCTACTCACCCGAACTCGTCGCAACACAGGAAGAGCTTCTGCTCGCCGCGCGCTATCGGGACGCGACGGAAGGCAGTCCCTTCGACGATGTTCGAGGCGGAGGTGAATCGCTTTTCGCGGCGACGAAACGACGCCTTGCGCTCTGGGATGTTCCCGAACGCGACATCCAACGCCTTCTCGAGACGGGCGAGGTAAAACGGACCCTCACCCTCTACGCGCCGGCTTCGGGCGTCGTGACTCAACTCGGTGTGCGCTCGGGAATGGAGGTCAGGCCAAACCTGAACCTCTATACGATTGCCGATCTGTCTCGTGTCTGGGTGCTTGCGGACATCTACGAGTACGAACTTCCGTGGCTTGCGCTCGGCCAGCAAGCGGCGATCGAACTGCGTTCATTGCCCGGAGAGTGGATGCGCGGCGAACTCAGCTACATCGCTCCATTTCTCGATGCGAAGACTCGCACGGCGGAAGTGCGCTTCGAACTCGATAACAAGGACGGCAAACTCAAACCGGAAATGTTCGGCAATACGGTGATCACGGGTGCACCTCATTCGGATGTGATCGCTGTCCCGACCGATGCCATCATCCGTTCGGGAACCCGGGCGATCGCCGTCGTTTCGCTGGGCGAGGGACGTTTCGAACCGCGAGACATCCAACTCGGACTCGACACGGGAGATGGCTGGTTCGAAGTTCGTTCCGGTCTACGATCGGGCGAAGACATCGTCATCTCCAGTCAGTTCCTCATCGATAGCGAGAGCAAACTCCGAGAAGCGGTCCGGAAACTCCGGGCCGCCGGAGCCGGCGAGAACGCAGACTCAGCACTGGACTCGGATGGTCGGGATTCCGGCAGCCGAGACATGGAGTAG
- a CDS encoding zinc-binding dehydrogenase, whose product MSPSSLQLRSQIRSNGQLELSLAEGTAPEPGENDVLVRIEAAPINPSDLGLLFGTADMTTAQFGGSAERPVVTADVPEKLMKAMAGRVDQSLPVGNEGAGVVVETGSSAAAKALLGKTVAILGGATYSQFRCVPVFMCLALPDGTTPAEGASCFVNPLTALGMVETMKLEGHKALVHTAAASNLGQMLNKICIADGVELVNIVRKQEQVDLLRDLGAKYVCNSSDPKFSEELTEALAATGATIAFDATGGGRLTSRILTCMEAAASMGAEEYSRYGSTTHKQVYIYGGLDRTPTQLDRSFGMAWGIGGWLLPPFLQRIGQERAQQLRERVAAEIKTTFASHYTREVSLAEVLQRDSMETYGRQATGEKYLINPNKGL is encoded by the coding sequence ATGTCGCCCAGTTCGCTCCAGCTCCGCTCCCAGATCCGCAGCAATGGCCAGCTCGAACTCTCGTTGGCCGAGGGTACCGCCCCAGAGCCAGGCGAGAACGATGTGCTCGTGCGCATCGAAGCCGCGCCGATCAATCCGTCCGATCTCGGCCTGCTTTTCGGCACCGCAGACATGACGACTGCCCAGTTTGGCGGAAGTGCCGAGCGGCCCGTCGTGACAGCGGATGTTCCGGAAAAGCTGATGAAGGCGATGGCGGGGCGGGTCGATCAGTCCCTGCCGGTCGGAAACGAAGGCGCTGGAGTCGTCGTCGAGACGGGAAGCTCTGCTGCCGCGAAGGCGTTGCTCGGGAAGACCGTCGCAATCCTGGGCGGTGCAACCTACTCCCAGTTTCGCTGCGTACCCGTATTCATGTGCCTGGCCCTGCCAGACGGGACGACACCGGCTGAAGGCGCATCGTGCTTCGTGAACCCGCTGACCGCGTTGGGCATGGTCGAAACCATGAAACTCGAAGGGCACAAAGCCCTGGTGCACACGGCGGCGGCATCGAACCTCGGCCAGATGCTGAACAAGATCTGCATCGCGGACGGCGTTGAACTGGTCAATATCGTGCGCAAGCAGGAACAGGTCGACCTGTTGCGAGATCTGGGAGCAAAATACGTCTGCAACTCGAGCGATCCGAAGTTCTCAGAAGAGCTGACCGAAGCGCTCGCTGCGACGGGAGCCACGATCGCCTTCGACGCGACGGGGGGCGGGAGACTCACGAGCCGGATTCTCACCTGCATGGAAGCCGCCGCGAGCATGGGTGCCGAGGAGTACAGCCGCTACGGATCGACGACACACAAGCAGGTCTATATCTACGGAGGTCTCGATCGCACGCCGACCCAACTCGACCGGAGCTTTGGCATGGCCTGGGGCATTGGTGGCTGGTTGCTACCGCCCTTCCTGCAGCGCATCGGGCAAGAGCGCGCTCAGCAACTCAGAGAACGCGTAGCCGCCGAGATCAAGACCACTTTTGCCAGTCACTACACGCGCGAGGTCTCGCTGGCCGAAGTGCTTCAGCGGGACTCGATGGAGACCTACGGTCGTCAGGCGACCGGAGAGAAGTACCTGATCAACCCGAACAAGGGGCTCTGA
- a CDS encoding metal-sensitive transcriptional regulator — MKEETRNKALNRLRKIAGQVEGIQRMLAEDRYCVDVLHQVAAVEGALDRVGHLVLSAHVETCVAGALESGKPRERKQKLDELMEVFSRFGRVRP; from the coding sequence ATGAAGGAAGAAACTCGAAACAAAGCCTTGAATCGCCTCAGGAAAATCGCCGGGCAGGTGGAGGGGATCCAACGCATGCTGGCGGAGGATCGCTACTGTGTCGACGTATTGCATCAGGTGGCCGCCGTGGAAGGCGCACTCGATCGCGTGGGACATCTGGTCCTGTCGGCCCACGTCGAGACCTGCGTCGCTGGAGCCCTCGAAAGCGGAAAACCGCGCGAGAGAAAACAGAAACTCGACGAATTGATGGAGGTCTTCTCGCGCTTCGGACGGGTTCGGCCTTAG
- a CDS encoding GNAT family N-acetyltransferase, with the protein MAQLIALQFDTLLVCNSRGRLTNTRAIDARPVPRLFLGRSIETDSPGTHIWAVREDVDSTLYDRLKDLCEAEPRAAELDPALPPTCREHAWELLSPITFEHRGPAYALPDALPEFPRAREAPPERIREYLAAFPTWKPDDEIDPQEPMAFAFVGGEPAALCHSARAATRAAEAGVETRPEYRGRGLAVEVTACWARAIQNTGRTALYSTSWDNRASQAVARRLGARLYGEDWYLT; encoded by the coding sequence ATGGCCCAACTGATCGCCCTTCAATTCGATACCTTGCTAGTCTGCAACTCTCGCGGTCGGCTCACGAATACGAGAGCCATCGACGCCCGTCCGGTGCCGCGCCTCTTTCTGGGTCGCTCTATTGAAACCGACTCTCCCGGAACCCATATCTGGGCAGTTCGCGAAGACGTCGATTCGACCCTCTATGATCGCTTGAAGGATCTGTGCGAAGCTGAGCCTCGAGCAGCCGAACTCGACCCGGCGCTTCCGCCGACCTGCCGCGAGCACGCCTGGGAACTTCTTTCACCCATCACCTTCGAGCACCGCGGTCCAGCCTACGCACTGCCGGACGCCCTCCCCGAGTTCCCACGCGCACGCGAAGCCCCGCCCGAACGGATACGCGAGTACCTGGCGGCGTTCCCGACATGGAAACCCGATGACGAAATCGATCCGCAAGAACCCATGGCCTTTGCCTTTGTGGGAGGAGAACCTGCGGCCTTGTGTCACTCCGCGCGCGCAGCAACCCGTGCCGCGGAAGCCGGCGTGGAAACTCGTCCGGAATACCGGGGTCGTGGACTCGCCGTCGAAGTCACTGCGTGCTGGGCGCGAGCCATTCAGAACACTGGGCGCACGGCTTTGTACAGCACGTCATGGGACAATCGAGCATCGCAAGCGGTGGCACGCAGACTGGGAGCGCGGCTCTACGGAGAAGACTGGTATCTGACCTGA
- a CDS encoding TolC family protein, producing MKNRTTVGAGVIIALLPLLAFSAWAQASEGGEKPTSFDSEATRAAIPKPLTLSWCLERAREANPTLQRVAAQASAARHRIVPAGSLEDPRLAYEASNIPTGDLDFHSTPLSGHQFRLRQKLPVPGLLSRREEAARRAAQASALLVEDQGFLTDSAVEVAWAELGFAQQALDITSRNIGLLRQLSETAESRYRVGSGLQQDVLRAQVELTALLRERLRRVEAIERAESRLVELLDLPATTRLSRTSELRMTTEEPLLRPLLGALEERSTRLRAAGRSVEAARARVRAVELEGLPDVDLGIGYRVRSNVTGDRVDGDDFLSAGVVLRIPVNRSKWRARVAEQKALLRRAEADYRATRAALASQTRRAHAELIRAASEEALLVTGLVPQAQQSLESSRSGYKVGRIGFLSLLDSQVRLLGAELRLARTRADKRLAFAALESAAGEKLR from the coding sequence ATGAAGAACAGAACCACTGTGGGAGCAGGCGTGATCATCGCCCTGCTTCCGCTGCTAGCGTTTTCAGCCTGGGCTCAGGCCAGTGAAGGCGGCGAGAAACCCACATCGTTTGATTCGGAAGCAACCCGTGCGGCGATTCCGAAACCGCTGACACTTTCCTGGTGTCTCGAGCGAGCGCGCGAAGCGAATCCCACACTCCAGCGAGTCGCCGCGCAAGCCTCTGCTGCGAGGCATCGCATCGTACCGGCCGGATCGCTGGAAGATCCCCGACTCGCGTACGAGGCCAGCAATATTCCGACGGGAGACCTCGACTTTCACTCGACGCCCCTATCGGGCCACCAGTTCAGGTTGCGCCAGAAGCTCCCCGTTCCCGGACTTTTGTCGCGGCGCGAAGAAGCGGCGAGGCGCGCCGCGCAGGCCTCTGCACTGCTCGTCGAGGATCAGGGATTCCTGACCGATAGTGCGGTGGAAGTGGCGTGGGCTGAACTCGGTTTTGCCCAACAAGCGCTCGACATCACGAGTCGAAACATCGGCCTGCTTCGGCAGCTTTCAGAGACTGCAGAATCCAGGTATCGCGTCGGAAGCGGTCTCCAACAGGACGTGCTGCGCGCACAGGTCGAACTGACTGCATTGCTTCGCGAACGTCTGCGTCGTGTGGAAGCGATCGAGCGAGCCGAGTCCCGGCTGGTCGAACTCCTCGACTTGCCCGCAACTACACGGCTCTCGCGGACCTCCGAACTCAGGATGACGACCGAAGAACCTCTGCTCCGGCCACTTCTCGGCGCGCTCGAAGAACGAAGCACCCGGCTTCGCGCTGCGGGCCGCAGCGTAGAAGCGGCCCGTGCGCGGGTGCGCGCGGTCGAACTCGAAGGGCTTCCCGACGTCGATCTGGGCATTGGCTACCGAGTGCGTTCGAACGTCACCGGAGACAGGGTAGACGGTGACGACTTTCTTTCCGCCGGAGTCGTTCTTCGCATTCCCGTCAATCGTTCGAAGTGGCGCGCCCGGGTAGCCGAACAGAAAGCGCTTCTGCGCCGTGCCGAAGCCGACTATCGGGCTACCCGCGCTGCGCTCGCATCCCAGACCCGCCGCGCTCATGCGGAACTGATCCGCGCTGCATCCGAAGAAGCTCTTCTCGTGACAGGACTCGTTCCACAGGCACAGCAATCCCTCGAATCGAGTCGCTCGGGATACAAAGTCGGGCGAATCGGGTTCCTGAGTCTGCTCGATAGTCAGGTCAGGCTTCTGGGTGCAGAACTTCGCCTGGCTCGCACGCGAGCCGACAAACGCCTGGCCTTCGCAGCGCTCGAGTCTGCGGCCGGGGAGAAACTGCGATGA
- a CDS encoding NAD(P)/FAD-dependent oxidoreductase, with amino-acid sequence MTSAETQAKAAAQSAEHFDVLIVGAGISGVGAAYHLTQQCPGKKFVVLEGLESFGGTWLMHRYPGIRSDSDLYTFGYRFKPWTGPPIATAEEILSYMGEVIEENDLAQHIRYQHRIDTANWSSEENLWTIEGHHAESGEPVRFRANFLWMCQGYYRHSEGYTPEWEGMEEFHGSIVHPQTWPEDLDYKGKNVVVIGSGATAATVVPAIAGDCSHVTVLQRSPTYFIPGRNENELADQLRELDVDEDWIHEITRRKILYDQADFTRRAVEEPEQVKQELIEGVRALLKPDYDIEKHFTPTYRPWRQRIAFVPDGDIFAGITSGKASMVTDEIERFSEKGILLKSGELLEADVIITATGFNLNVLGDIDFSIDDKSLEFSDTVTYRGMMFTGVPNMLWIFGYFRASWTLRVDLLADFVCRLLNHMDAVGAKRVTPKLRTEDESMPLLPWLDPENFNPGYMMRKMHLLPKRGDTREWQHTQDYWAERVEIPAIDLDDSVFDYE; translated from the coding sequence ATGACGAGCGCGGAAACCCAAGCGAAAGCTGCGGCGCAGAGTGCCGAACACTTCGATGTCCTGATCGTCGGTGCCGGAATCTCCGGAGTCGGCGCGGCCTATCATCTGACCCAGCAATGCCCGGGAAAGAAGTTCGTTGTCCTCGAAGGCCTGGAGAGTTTCGGCGGCACGTGGCTCATGCACCGCTATCCGGGCATCCGCTCCGATAGCGATCTCTACACCTTCGGCTATCGCTTCAAGCCGTGGACCGGACCGCCGATCGCAACGGCGGAAGAAATCCTCAGCTATATGGGCGAGGTCATCGAGGAAAACGATCTCGCCCAGCACATCCGCTATCAGCACAGGATCGACACGGCGAACTGGTCGAGCGAGGAGAATCTCTGGACGATCGAAGGCCATCACGCGGAGAGTGGCGAACCGGTTCGCTTCAGGGCGAACTTCCTCTGGATGTGCCAGGGCTACTACCGGCACTCCGAAGGCTACACGCCCGAGTGGGAGGGAATGGAGGAGTTTCACGGCTCCATCGTTCACCCACAGACCTGGCCCGAGGACCTCGACTACAAGGGCAAGAACGTCGTCGTGATCGGATCGGGAGCGACCGCGGCGACCGTCGTTCCGGCAATCGCGGGCGATTGCTCTCACGTCACCGTACTCCAGCGTTCACCTACCTACTTCATTCCGGGCCGCAATGAGAATGAACTCGCGGACCAGTTGCGCGAACTCGATGTCGACGAGGACTGGATTCACGAGATTACGCGCCGGAAGATCCTCTACGATCAGGCCGACTTCACGCGTCGGGCGGTCGAAGAACCGGAGCAAGTGAAACAGGAGTTGATCGAAGGCGTTCGCGCCCTTCTGAAACCGGATTACGACATCGAGAAGCACTTCACGCCCACCTATCGACCGTGGAGGCAACGCATCGCCTTCGTGCCCGATGGCGATATCTTCGCGGGAATTACATCGGGCAAAGCTTCTATGGTCACTGATGAGATCGAGCGTTTCAGCGAAAAGGGAATCCTGCTGAAGTCGGGCGAGCTGCTCGAAGCCGATGTCATCATCACTGCGACCGGTTTCAATCTCAACGTGCTGGGCGACATTGATTTCAGCATCGACGACAAGTCACTCGAATTCTCCGACACCGTCACGTACCGCGGCATGATGTTCACCGGTGTGCCCAATATGCTCTGGATCTTTGGCTATTTCCGGGCGAGCTGGACGCTACGGGTCGACCTGCTCGCGGACTTCGTGTGTCGACTTCTCAATCACATGGATGCGGTAGGCGCAAAACGGGTGACGCCGAAGCTCCGGACGGAAGACGAGAGCATGCCACTGCTGCCCTGGCTGGACCCGGAGAATTTCAATCCGGGTTACATGATGCGCAAGATGCACTTGCTGCCGAAGCGAGGCGACACGCGCGAGTGGCAGCACACTCAGGACTACTGGGCGGAAAGGGTCGAGATTCCCGCAATCGATCTCGACGACAGCGTGTTCGACTACGAGTGA
- a CDS encoding ribose-phosphate pyrophosphokinase → MNADEIRIFGGSGSPRLTAAICEKLGLEPARGEVIHFSEGNLFVRVNENVRGRRVYVVQSTVFPANDLFMELLFWIDALKRASAESVTVLMPYFSYAKGDKKDEPRVSIRARVCADAIEAAGADRVVTLDLHAGQLQGFFRIPVDDLYAQNVLCDAIRAETSGDLVVVSPDAGFAKKARRFASELGAPLAIADKERKAHDERAEVLGIIGEVADRTAVIVDDFTISAGTLIEAAEMLMAKGARRVVAAVSHGVFAKGSMERLEQSPIERLITTDSVETQPVKLSPRVKLVSVAPLFAEAIRRIHNRESISVLFPD, encoded by the coding sequence GTGAACGCAGACGAAATCCGCATCTTTGGGGGGTCCGGAAGCCCGCGCCTGACGGCCGCGATCTGCGAGAAGCTCGGCCTCGAACCCGCCCGGGGCGAAGTCATCCACTTCTCCGAGGGCAATCTCTTCGTGCGCGTCAACGAGAACGTGCGTGGGCGCCGGGTCTACGTGGTCCAGTCCACGGTCTTTCCCGCCAATGACCTGTTCATGGAGCTCCTGTTCTGGATCGATGCGCTCAAGCGCGCGAGCGCCGAGTCTGTGACGGTTCTGATGCCCTATTTCAGCTATGCCAAGGGCGACAAGAAAGACGAGCCCCGGGTGTCGATTCGTGCGCGAGTCTGCGCCGATGCGATTGAAGCAGCGGGTGCCGACCGCGTCGTCACGCTCGATCTGCACGCGGGACAGCTCCAGGGCTTCTTCCGCATTCCGGTCGATGATCTGTACGCACAGAACGTATTATGCGATGCGATTCGGGCCGAGACTTCGGGCGATCTCGTAGTCGTATCTCCCGATGCCGGCTTCGCCAAGAAGGCGCGGCGCTTCGCTTCAGAACTCGGCGCGCCACTGGCCATCGCCGATAAAGAGCGAAAGGCGCACGACGAACGGGCGGAGGTGCTGGGCATCATCGGCGAAGTCGCCGATCGCACGGCCGTGATCGTGGATGATTTCACGATCTCGGCGGGCACGTTGATCGAGGCCGCGGAGATGTTGATGGCCAAGGGCGCGCGGCGTGTGGTGGCGGCAGTCTCCCACGGAGTGTTTGCCAAGGGTTCGATGGAGCGGCTCGAGCAGAGCCCCATCGAGCGACTGATCACGACCGACTCCGTCGAGACCCAACCGGTCAAGCTCTCCCCTCGCGTCAAGCTGGTTTCGGTCGCCCCGCTGTTTGCAGAAGCCATTCGTCGCATTCACAATCGCGAAAGTATCAGCGTCCTGTTTCCCGATTGA
- a CDS encoding efflux RND transporter permease subunit — translation MLRRIVEASANNPVMVALGVAALLAWGAYAVFHTPLDAIPDLSDVQVIVLTEYPGQAPRVVEDQISYPLSTALLAVPGAKTVRGYSFFGTSFVYVIFEDGTDLYWARSRVLELLNTVSGRLPAGVTPTLGPDATGVGWIYEYALVDRTGRHDLAELRSIQDWHLRYALQTVPGVAEVASVGGHVRQYQVEVDPNPLAAYGLSLSHVRRAIERSNSEVGGRLFEQAETEFMVRSQGFVRSTRDLEQIAVGADESGTPILLRNIATVSIGPEMRRGLTDLDGEGEVAAGVVIMRYGENALETIRKVKEKLAEVETSLPPGVEIVPVYDRGPLIERAVENLGEKLLEQALIVALICAVFLMHMRSALVAILILPLGILFSFIVMFHQGINANIMSLGGIAIAIGTMIDAGIVMVENAHKHLERDSGQKPRREILIDAAVEVGPSLFASLLIVSISFLPIFALEAQEGRLFKPLAFTKTYAMLGAALLSITVVPALMMWLVRGTILPERRNPLNRLILWIYRPALSAALRHRFTVVTIAGFALLASVYPLEHIGSEFMPPLDEGDLLYMPTTLPGISIAKARELLQQTDRIIASVPEVERVFGKVGRAETATDPAPLSMIETTITLKPRSAWRPGMTPEKLVAELDGMIRFPGLSNAWTMPIKTRIDMLSTGIKTALGIKISGPDLSVLEELGEHVEAILREVPGTQSVYAERVFAGNYLDIDIDREQIARYGITVRDVQDVIQTAVGGLNITQTVEGLERYPVNLRYSRELRDDLASLRRVLVSTPGRAQVPLEQLASLSFVKGPPAIKTENARPSAWVFISLDGIDIGTYVRDSREVLRDRLDLPSGYTLEWSGQYEYLERARNRLALIVPATLGVIFFLLYVVFRNTRDALLVMSCLPFALVGGVLLLWVLDYDFSVAVGAGFLALAGLTAETGVIMLLFLNQARDRALDSGALRTVQDLWRATIEGATYRARPLLMTVASDAIGLLPIMWGAGTGSETMRRIATPMVGGVVTISLVTLILMPVFFVLVHARNLPTGPVEDD, via the coding sequence GTGCTCCGCCGCATCGTCGAGGCCTCCGCCAACAACCCCGTCATGGTTGCGCTCGGCGTGGCTGCACTGCTGGCCTGGGGTGCCTATGCAGTCTTCCACACTCCGCTCGATGCGATTCCCGACCTCTCGGACGTCCAGGTCATCGTACTCACGGAATATCCAGGCCAGGCGCCACGCGTCGTCGAGGACCAGATCAGCTATCCGCTCTCGACGGCGTTGCTTGCCGTTCCCGGAGCCAAGACCGTTCGCGGCTACTCGTTCTTCGGCACATCTTTCGTCTACGTCATCTTCGAGGATGGTACGGATCTCTACTGGGCGAGAAGCCGTGTGCTCGAATTGCTGAATACCGTCTCCGGGCGCTTGCCCGCCGGGGTCACGCCGACACTGGGCCCGGATGCCACGGGTGTCGGCTGGATCTATGAATACGCTCTGGTCGACCGTACCGGCAGACACGATCTGGCCGAGCTTCGCTCCATCCAGGACTGGCACCTCCGTTACGCCCTTCAGACCGTTCCCGGTGTCGCAGAAGTGGCAAGCGTCGGCGGTCATGTGCGCCAGTACCAGGTCGAAGTAGACCCGAACCCGCTCGCGGCCTACGGGCTTTCGCTCAGCCACGTTCGCCGCGCGATTGAGCGCAGCAATAGCGAAGTGGGCGGACGGCTTTTCGAACAGGCGGAGACGGAGTTCATGGTGCGCAGCCAGGGTTTCGTCCGATCGACCCGCGACCTGGAACAGATCGCCGTAGGTGCCGATGAGTCCGGAACGCCGATCTTGCTGCGGAACATCGCGACGGTGTCGATCGGCCCGGAGATGCGCCGCGGCCTCACTGATCTGGACGGTGAAGGAGAGGTCGCCGCGGGAGTGGTCATCATGCGTTACGGAGAGAACGCACTCGAGACCATCCGAAAGGTCAAAGAGAAACTCGCCGAGGTCGAGACGAGTCTCCCGCCCGGTGTGGAAATCGTTCCGGTCTACGATCGCGGGCCGCTCATCGAACGCGCGGTGGAGAATCTCGGCGAGAAACTGTTGGAGCAGGCCCTCATCGTCGCCCTGATCTGCGCGGTCTTTCTCATGCACATGCGAAGTGCGCTTGTGGCGATCCTGATTCTGCCCCTCGGCATTCTCTTCTCCTTCATCGTGATGTTCCACCAGGGCATCAACGCCAACATCATGTCGCTCGGCGGCATCGCGATTGCCATCGGCACGATGATCGATGCGGGAATCGTCATGGTCGAGAACGCTCATAAGCACCTCGAACGCGACAGCGGTCAAAAGCCACGGCGCGAGATCCTGATCGACGCAGCCGTGGAAGTCGGCCCCTCATTGTTCGCTTCCCTGTTGATCGTCTCGATTTCATTCCTGCCGATCTTTGCCCTCGAAGCCCAGGAAGGGCGTTTGTTCAAACCACTGGCGTTCACGAAGACCTATGCGATGCTCGGCGCCGCGCTTCTTTCCATCACGGTCGTTCCCGCATTGATGATGTGGTTGGTTCGAGGCACGATCCTGCCAGAGCGGCGCAACCCGTTGAACCGTTTGATCCTGTGGATCTATCGACCTGCCCTCAGCGCGGCCCTTCGACATCGTTTCACCGTGGTGACGATCGCCGGTTTCGCGCTTCTCGCGAGCGTCTATCCACTCGAGCACATCGGTTCTGAGTTCATGCCCCCATTGGATGAAGGCGATCTGCTCTACATGCCGACCACGCTCCCTGGAATCTCCATCGCAAAAGCCCGAGAACTGCTTCAACAGACGGACCGGATCATCGCCTCGGTACCCGAGGTCGAGCGCGTGTTTGGCAAGGTCGGAAGGGCTGAAACCGCGACGGATCCGGCGCCGCTGAGCATGATCGAAACGACCATCACATTGAAACCTCGAAGCGCCTGGCGGCCCGGCATGACGCCAGAAAAGCTGGTCGCGGAACTCGACGGAATGATCCGATTCCCGGGGCTGAGCAATGCCTGGACGATGCCGATCAAGACACGCATCGACATGCTTTCGACCGGAATCAAGACCGCCCTCGGCATCAAGATTTCCGGCCCCGATCTCTCGGTTCTCGAAGAACTCGGAGAACACGTCGAGGCGATCCTGCGCGAGGTTCCCGGTACACAGAGCGTCTACGCGGAGCGGGTTTTCGCTGGAAACTATCTGGATATCGACATCGATCGTGAACAGATCGCCCGCTACGGAATTACCGTACGTGACGTCCAGGACGTCATCCAGACGGCGGTCGGCGGCCTGAACATCACGCAGACGGTCGAAGGCCTGGAACGCTACCCCGTCAATCTGCGCTACAGCCGAGAGCTTCGGGACGACCTCGCATCCCTGCGGCGCGTCCTCGTCTCGACTCCGGGTCGCGCACAGGTGCCCCTTGAACAGCTCGCTTCGCTCAGCTTCGTGAAAGGTCCTCCGGCGATCAAGACCGAGAACGCGCGACCCAGTGCCTGGGTTTTCATCAGTCTGGATGGAATCGACATCGGCACCTATGTGCGAGACTCGCGCGAGGTGCTTCGAGACCGTCTCGATCTGCCGTCCGGCTATACCCTGGAGTGGAGCGGTCAATACGAGTATCTGGAACGCGCCCGGAATCGCCTTGCCCTGATCGTCCCCGCAACTCTAGGAGTGATCTTCTTCCTGCTCTATGTGGTCTTCAGGAACACTCGCGATGCGCTGCTCGTAATGTCCTGCCTGCCGTTTGCGCTCGTGGGGGGAGTCTTGCTGCTCTGGGTGCTCGACTACGACTTCAGTGTTGCCGTCGGCGCGGGATTCCTGGCACTGGCCGGGCTCACAGCCGAGACGGGCGTGATCATGCTGCTCTTCTTGAACCAGGCCCGCGATCGCGCTCTGGATTCGGGCGCTCTTCGAACAGTGCAGGACCTGTGGCGTGCCACGATCGAGGGTGCGACCTACCGAGCCCGGCCCTTGTTGATGACGGTGGCCTCCGACGCAATCGGCTTGCTTCCGATCATGTGGGGAGCAGGAACGGGTTCAGAGACCATGCGCCGTATTGCCACTCCAATGGTAGGCGGCGTCGTGACGATCTCACTGGTCACACTCATCCTCATGCCCGTTTTCTTCGTCCTTGTGCACGCTCGAAATCTTCCCACGGGACCGGTCGAGGACGACTGA